The genomic region GCCAGAGGGATTCTCTCCTAAGTGTGAGTTTCCGAACTATATCCCATAGACGGGGAAGGTCCCACAGGGGTCACTGCAGGGATGGGGAACAGAGAAGTCACAGCTGCGGGGCCTCTGGCCGCTCTTCAGCTACAAGGCTCTATGCTTGTCTCCGTTTTATGTTACTTACCCTgcaggagttttcttttttaaaagaaaggttcctttctttggggaaaaaaagaatctttttgtAAGGTATGAGAGTCATTGATTTAGTCAAAGTTCCTAGTTCTACAAAAGAAGTCACAAAGGCCATGTCCTTCTGACTGAGTCCCGAATCCTAGGCCAGCTACTTTctcagattaagaaaaaaacacatagaTTTTAAACTATAATATAGACAAAATGAACATGTAAAACCTTGTTATCCAGTGCAATAATGCTTGTGTGACATGACTTTCAAAGTAAATTATGTGTTTTCAATTCATGAACAAGAATAAATCAATATCAAATTCCTATTTGTCACAGTCGATATAGTTAATTtagaaaacatacatattttttaaacagaggaCAGGGAGCTTGAAGGAGAGAATCTTAAGTAGAATCAAGCAGGACAAACTTAGGAAAACTTACCAGGATATCTTATTACTCATTTTTCTTAGGGTGCCCTCTAGCAGTGATTATCTAGTTAGTTTTCACTTCCTACTAATCTCAGGAACTGGCTCTATAAAAATTAGGCTTCAGACACAAATTAATGgactaaatatattttctgtgattCTAGCTTTTGACTTACTTGTCTAGTTTCTTTTCCAAGGACTTTCTAACTTTTAGTTCCTCTAGGTAGTGTTGCTTATATTTTTCCAACTTTGCTTTATTAGAATCTTCAAAAGATTGCATCTTGGAGAGTTCAGATCCCAAGTCTTTAATTCTGAGTTCCATCTGACTTCTTAAGGAAGCAATAGGCTCCTCTTGGGACTGCTGTCAATTTTCTTCAGATGCTGCTTGTATCTaagtcaaatttaaaaagatacttttgTTAATGATTATAACCTGAATAATATTTGTTCCATTTAGTTTTGAATCAGTAATTCAGACGGCAATTTTAAATGCGAAAATCAGAAAATCGGAACTTGAAAATAATCACCGTCAATGTGACATGAATTAAAtctgaattataaaattaatgtggACTCAATGTTATAGTAGTTAtagtagtctcctgcattgcaggtggattctttaccaactgggcgatcagggaagcccatattaaaaCATCACTAAAGCAAACTGCTGTTGTCATAAGCCCATATATTTATCactattcccccccccccccccactccatgCTTTCCTGTCTCTTGAAATGTTCCCTGCAGATCAACTTGACAATCCAAACACGGTAATACTTTCAAGTTTCAAGAACTATCTTTTCAAGGCCCAAGGGGTAAAACAGCACaattcagcctctttctctctgatcCTCTCTAGCACttttacacatacatgcacaggtACCAAAGAAACATACACTTGTTGGGAGACTGGGACTCACACACGCCACACTACGCACGATTGtttctaaaatagataactaacgaggaccaactctatagcacagggaactcaacattCTGTAACAGCCCATGTGGAAAAAGTGTTTTTATAAAGAgcggatatacatatatacacgtaagtgattcactttgctgcaccctTGACActaccacaatgttgtaaatcaactgtactctctAAACTTCTTCTCCTGAGAAGAACGGAAGGAACAGACACAAACATTTGGCTAGACTGACCTGGCATTATGCAGTCATTTTTAGACTCGAAATCCAAAGTGTAGGGTAGGAAAATCAGGATATTGTCACTgccttcaaattaaaaaacaataagcaGCCCGGTGGCGGCAGGACGGACGCACCGGCCAAGCCCACCGCTGGAGCCTCATAGCTTTCTCCAGGCGCCCCGCCGGACCCACGCGGAGGGGGCCGGGGTTCGACCTCCAGCTGCCCGCCCCTCAGGCCAGATGGTGACCGCCTGCCCTCCCGGCTCCCAGGGCCCCAATTCCGGCTCACACGCCCCCTTCGCTGAAGGCCCGGATCACAGCGCCCCGGGGCGCCGGCCTGCTACTGACAGAACCCCTTATCCGGCTCACACGCCCTCGCCCCGCCCAGGCCCGCCTCGCCGCTCACAGGCTGCCGACACACGCTTCCCGCGCACACGGGCCTCTCTCCCCGCCGGCCCCGCTCCCGCTCACACGCTGCCGGCTCACGCTCCCCGCTCACACGCCCCCCTCCGGGCGCTCCCCGCCGGCCCGGCACGCCGCTCACACGCTGCCGGCTCAAGCTCCCCGCTCacacgccccccgcccccgccggcccGCCTCGCCGCTCACACGCTGCCGGCTCACGCTCCCCGCTCACATgcgcccctctccccaccctacgCCGGCCCGGCTCGCAGCTCACACGCTGCCTGCTCACGCTCCCCGCTCACACACACCGTTCTCCCAGGCCCCCGCCGGCCCGGCTCACGCTCCCCGCTCACAcgcacccctctccccaccccccgccgacCCGGCTCCAGCTCACACTCACCCCTCTGGTCGCTCCCCGCCGGTCCGGCTCGCCGCACACACACGCCGCCCTCGCCCCAGTGCGCCGGGCCGCGCTCCCCACTCTCACGACCCCCGACGCCTCACGCACTCCCCGGCCGCACGCCCCCCGCGCAGGCGCACGGCCGGCTCACCGCCCACacaacccccgcccccaggcgCCGGCCGGTGCTCGCCGCTCACACGCCCCCCGAGCGCCGCCGACGCTCTCAGAGGCCCGGCCTAAGTTCTCCGCCTGGTGTCTGCGCCACGTTCTACGAGAGGCCGTGGAGCCGGCCCTGAACCGCCCCGCGCGACCGACGGAAAGCTGCCTGAGGCGGGGCGCCGTCAGGGCAGAGGCGAGCGGGCGCCTCCTGGGCCGCTGCTCTGGGGCTGCGCAGCCGCGAGCGGATGGCGGGCGTGCCTGTGGCTCCACTCCGTGGCTGTGGGCAGGTCGGTTTCGGCAGCTTCCCGCGCGCGCGGGCGTCGCCGCCACTTCCTCAGCGCCACGCGCTGCCCCCCGTCCTCGAAGCCGCTGTGCGCGCGGGCTCCGGTGGGCGTCTCGCCCCGGTGACGCGCGGAGAGACCGGGAGACGGGCTGCTGGAGCTCAGGTGAGAGTTACACCGGGGAGGTGGGGACAGCGTAGCCCGGGAGTTAGGGCCGCGCCCTGAGGGCTGCGGTGAGGGTAGCCCCACCGGGGAGCCGGCCCTGCAagcaccctcccctccccgccgggGAAGGGCGGGCAGCAACCGGGCTCTGGAGCCTGAGGTTCGCTCTTCACTCACAAGGCATTTCAGAGAAGCCATGGGATTACTCTGTGTTTAGATAGCTGTCGCAGCGCTTATGGCTCacctggtcaagaatctgcctgcaatgtgggagacccggattcaatccctgggttgggaagatcccctggagaagggaaaggctactcactccactattctggcatggactgtcccaaagagtcagactttgCAACAAGTCagagtgagcaactttcacttcactaattaAGGTGCTTCCCCACGgatgactgggcttccctcatagctcagtcggtaaagaatctgcctgcagtgcaggagacccgggttcgattctttggttgggaagctcctctggaaaaggaaatggctacgcactccagtattcctgccaggagaatcccatggagagaggaacctggcggtctaGAGgcttgcaagagtcggacacgatttagggACGAAACCACCACGTAGCACTTTGGGGAACGGATCGGATAGAAGAAAGACTGGTTCTCAGTGGGTTAGAATAGACAGCAGGAGAGATGGATGTGGTCAACAGCCCGGTCGGGGGTCGCTGAACACCGTGTCCTGAGACGACAGGTCTTGTAGGTACAAGGACAGGGGTGGAGGTGAGAGGAGTAGCCGAGGAGGGGAGGGACCGCGTCTCTGGAGGCTTCTCTCAGGTAGCAGAGTAAACATCTGGCAGTCAGCAGGGCAGGAAGAGCCTTTGGGTAAGGTGAGTCTTGTTTTGAACATCCAAGAGCACTTGGTCTGACACTTGGGCCATTTAACAGACGGGGAAGCCGAGCCACTGGAATTACGCATCAGGTTAAAGGGCTTGTCTGAACTTGCAGCTGTTGGAAGCAGAGCCCCAACTCCAACAGTCTTCTTGGGTTGCAGTCTGTTATTCTTGCAACTTCAGGCAGCTACCTTATCTGCAAAGTTAGGAGACCACAGTGGGAGGTTCCCTGGAGACGTAGAACTCAGAGGGGTGGttattcagtccctaagtcatgcccCAGTCTTTATGGCCGAATGTACTAAGGCacgacgccaggcttccctgttcttccctgtctctctgagtttgctcaaattcatgtccattgggtcagtgatgtcatccaaccatctcaccctctgtagcccccttctccttcgtCATTTCGTGAATCTTTCCCAgcgccagggtcttttccaatgagtctggtctttacatcaggtggccaaagtattggagcttcagcatcagcatcagtccttccaagggatattcagggttgatttcctttaggattggctggattgatttccttgctgtccaagggactctcaagagtcttctctaacaaaagcatcaattcttcggtgctcagccattatggtccaactctcatatccgtacatgactcctggaaaaatcatagctttgactatagggacttttgtctgcaaagtggtatctctgctttttaaaacgctctctaggcttgtcatagcttttcttccaaggagccagggtctttcaatttcatcgCTGCTGTCACCATCCGCAATGacttaggagcccaagaaaataaattctgccactgttttcatttttcccccatctatttgccgtgaagtgatgggactggataccatgatcttagttttcgaatgctgagttttaagccagatgtTTGAGAGAGGTGGAGGCTTTCCAATAAGTCCCCACTAGGGTGGGAAGACTAGATCACACGGGGAGAAAGGAGCGCAAAGGCGCAGACACTGCCCACAGGTGCTGGCTTTTCAGCCTGTGAGTCCAACTGTCTGTTTTGCTCAGACTTGAAGTGTTGGTGTCCCACTTTGGGAAGTGGCAGGGTGGAGGGGGGGAAATCAAGGGTGAACTTACAAGTGTAAAATCACTGGCTTTTCTGGGTCTTAGAGGGCATCAGTGCACCTTTTCTTGCAGTCCTGGCTGCCTTTGGGGGCTGGCCACTGGGAGAGCTGAGCTGGGTTAGACTAAGAATTGGTCTTGATCTGATTGACCCCTCACACCCTGGACCCACACATGCTTTCAAGAATCATGCCTCCGTGGCAGCAGATGGTAGCTGGTTGAGAGCAGGGACTCTGCCTTTTTCATTCCAGAATTTCTTATGGTTAGGTGCTGTGTTTGGCAGATTGGAATGATGCCCTTTGTGTCTGCAGAACTGATAACCATTTGAGTCTTTAGGAAAATTATCTTGAGTTCTCAGGGGCTTACAGC from Muntiacus reevesi chromosome 2, mMunRee1.1, whole genome shotgun sequence harbors:
- the LOC136157104 gene encoding uncharacterized protein, which gives rise to MVTACPPGSQGPNSGSHAPFAEGPDHSAPGRRPATDRTPYPAHTPSPRPGPPRRSQAADTRFPRTRASLPAGPAPAHTLPAHAPRSHAPLRALPAGPARRSHAAGSSSPLTRPPPPPARLAAHTLPAHAPRSHAPLSPPYAGPARSSHAACSRSPLTHTVLPGPRRPGSRSPLTRTPLPTPRRPGSSSHSPLWSLPAGPARRTHTPPSPQCAGPRSPLSRPPTPHALPGRTPPAQAHGRLTAHTTPAPRRRPVLAAHTPPERRRRSQRPGLSSPPGVCATFYERPWSRP